In Sulfurisphaera javensis, a single genomic region encodes these proteins:
- a CDS encoding AMP-binding protein, with protein sequence MEIKFTSISDYMKIWKESIENPLSFWERIASKLVWFKKWDKVLDYKSPSEYRWFAGGKINITYNAIDRWLSTKSTQLALIWENEIGNVNKLTYQDLHREISKVSKGLKELGVNKGDRIMLYMPMIPEAMIIMLATARIGGIHTVVFSGFGKRALIDRITSAKPKVIFTADITYRRGKSIELKSVLDDALKEAPVEHVIVLDRESKSNFKEGRDLEYNEFIAKGYPSIDVEPVESTDPLFILYTSGTTGKPKGVVHAMGSYTVWAYFHNNWLFDFNNSVFLSTSDIGWINGHSYSTYGPLLNGGTVLWFEGVLSGNKIWELVEKYKVNYIWTAPTLVRQLMKEGSSADGYDISNLKIIVTAGEILGGDAFDWLKKFSPIVFETWGQTENSGYIASPGGMAIGLLPIKKVSKFTSTKYRY encoded by the coding sequence ATGGAAATTAAATTTACTTCAATTTCAGATTATATGAAAATTTGGAAAGAAAGTATTGAAAATCCTTTATCATTTTGGGAAAGAATAGCATCTAAACTTGTTTGGTTTAAGAAATGGGATAAAGTGCTTGATTATAAATCTCCCAGTGAATACAGATGGTTTGCTGGCGGAAAAATTAACATAACTTATAACGCTATTGATAGATGGTTATCAACTAAATCAACCCAGTTAGCATTAATTTGGGAAAACGAAATAGGAAATGTTAATAAACTTACATACCAAGATCTTCATAGAGAGATAAGTAAAGTAAGTAAAGGATTGAAGGAGTTGGGGGTAAATAAAGGAGATAGAATAATGCTTTACATGCCAATGATTCCAGAAGCAATGATAATTATGTTAGCTACTGCAAGAATTGGTGGAATCCACACTGTTGTGTTCTCTGGTTTTGGTAAAAGAGCGTTAATAGATAGAATAACTAGTGCAAAGCCTAAAGTTATCTTCACTGCTGATATAACCTATAGAAGAGGTAAAAGCATTGAATTAAAAAGTGTTCTTGACGATGCTTTAAAAGAAGCGCCAGTAGAACATGTTATTGTTTTAGATAGAGAATCAAAGAGTAACTTTAAAGAGGGAAGAGATCTTGAGTATAACGAGTTTATAGCAAAGGGTTATCCTTCAATTGATGTAGAACCAGTTGAATCTACGGATCCATTATTTATATTGTATACTTCTGGGACTACTGGAAAACCTAAAGGCGTAGTTCACGCTATGGGATCTTATACTGTTTGGGCCTATTTTCATAATAATTGGTTATTTGATTTTAACAACTCAGTTTTTCTCTCGACTTCAGACATAGGATGGATCAACGGTCATTCTTACAGCACTTATGGTCCATTACTTAATGGAGGCACTGTATTATGGTTTGAAGGAGTTTTATCTGGGAATAAAATATGGGAACTAGTTGAGAAATACAAGGTTAACTACATATGGACAGCTCCCACTCTAGTTAGGCAATTAATGAAAGAAGGCAGTTCAGCTGATGGTTACGATATTTCCAATTTAAAGATAATTGTTACAGCTGGTGAAATTTTAGGCGGAGATGCATTTGATTGGCTAAAAAAGTTCTCTCCTATAGTTTTTGAAACTTGGGGGCAAACAGAGAATAGTGGTTATATTGCTTCTCCAGGCGGGATGGCAATAGGTTTATTACCAATAAAGAAAGTCAGTAAGTTTACCTCTACCAAGTATAGATATTGA